TTACCCTTTCCCCGAGTGGATGGAACTAGTGTTATGTTATACGTTACCTGTTGATAGTAATGGACAATACCTGTGATGCTAGGTTCCATTATAGTGGTAAAGCTTTGTTTGCTGACAAATCTTCATATTTTTTTCCCCACAGAAGAGGTTTTACAGGGAATTTCTGCTGGTGTTGATTTATTTGATTCAACGTAAGTTCTTATTTTGCCTAAAACTGAGCAGCTTTTTTCTCTGCATTATGTCTACCGAAGCTATAATTGAATtttatataggtatatatatgaTCTGACAGTTGGAGGGTTGGCACTTACTTTTCCGGTTGATGGAACTGACCCCCGTCCTTCAAATTATCAATTTAATGAAAATGCTAGCGATTTCACAAAGATTAATTTAAAAGCTACAGTATACAGGTATGACATGTTCATTATTCAACTCCTCTCAGAATTTCACCTATTGTATTCCATTTGAAATTTTTTCTGTATTATATGATTGGAGCAGCTTTGTTTAATTCCCATCTCAAGCGGAAACAATCATGAATTTGTGTTCTTTTACTGCTATATAGCTTGGTTAGTGGTTCCCTGTGCTTCACATCAAGATTTTATCGTGTCTCAATTTCTCCTTAATATGTTATTCTTCCCGAATTTCCTTTACATGACACAAAGTCACTAATTTGATTTTTTGACTGTTCCATTTTTGTTCATCTTAGTTCCTTCACAAACTATGTTCAGTTATATAAATGTATGTCTACTGGATTTAGCACCTCTGTCAATTTAACGTACTTTTTCATTTTTGCAGGAAAGACGAGTCACCAATACTTGACAACTGCAACTGCTATACTTGCCAAAATCATACAAAAGCTTATATTAATCATTTGCTCAATGTTCATGAGATGTTGGCTCAGACTCTGCTAGAAATGTATGAAATCTATTTATCGTCTTTCGATCAATTCTAATAATGCTGGAGTTTTCGATCTGTAACCCTAAATATTGATTAGTTTTACTACCTATACCTGGATTCATTTAAGTACAACAAATTATCCATACAAGCATTTGGGATTGGGATCCATTTTAGGAGTTCTAGCATTGCTCTTAAATTTACTTTCATTGCTAGTCTCAGAAATTTACTGCATCTAACTGGTCCTTTTTCTTTTCAGCCATAACACACATCACTATCTGGCTCTTTTTCGCACAATCAGAGAAGCAATTAGAGATGATAGATTTGAGGAATTCAAACAGAAGTTCATCCGGGGAAGACGTGAGGATTTTGTTCCTTCAAGGCAGTGTCAGTAACGATTGCTAATGTGAATTGTCTGTGACTGTTCTTCTCTTCCTGTTATGACCTTGCTTTAATCTTATGTAGCTCATTTTCCTCTTGTATCTTCTCTTGTAGGCAAAAAAGGCTATAGATTCACCTCTGTAGGGTGCGGTAGCTATGGTAATTCCTTCCTTGAAACtatgggaaggaaatttgtgaGCGGAATTGGAAAAAAGACACTACATTTAAACTTTGTTTGAAGTCTTTAGTGTGACAAGTAGTATCAAGTCTACAGATTTTATTTACAATTTTTAGGAACATTCCAAGGTGATGAATTTGACAACTTCCAAGTGTTATTTTCGTTTGACAAATAGTTTTGCCAAACTGCAAGGATAATATTAAGGTCATTAACCTTATTACTTAAACCAACACAGCAATTTGCATGCATGGTGCACACTTTGTTCAAATCTTTGCTAGGTTCGCAGAATCCACCAAAATAAGCTGTGTCCAAGAACTTAATCCGAAGTCCAATCTTGCTAATGTAAGGATCCAGTTTTATTTTATTGAGGACATCCTGATCATGTAGACCCGGATATCGTTCTCTTGATTTATACCAGAACTTGTAGAATTTTGAGGTCCGGTTGTTTGATTTTACATAAGTGAATCCTCCATTTGGCAAGTTTGAATGTTTATCTTCAGGATTGCCTCTGAAAAAATCACATGCAACTTGAAAATCTGCGTCGGGATGAAATCTTGAAAATGGATTTCTGAACCACATTATATCAGTATCCTGAAATTAGAAAGACAGGATGAGTTTTTAAGTATCATATACACTGTTAATGTTTGAAGAATGCAATTAGTTATGTTGCTTGATATAAAAGAGAGCATGCACACACAGAGCTTGTTTTGGTTAAAGGTGTACGTACCGTAAAAATGAAGTTGTAGCCCAAATCAAGAACAGTTCCAAGAAACTCAATTCTTCTCCACATCATCTTGAGATAATCTGGAGTCATGAAACCTTTCTCTCCAGAGAAATCAGTGTCATTGCTAGAGAGATAGTAACAATGTGGGTGGATGGTTATGCAACGATTGTACGCCTTCTCGTCCATCGCTATAACTACCACATTGTTAAGTAGCTCAATCGTTCCGTTTCCAATCCCAAAACTCTGAAGAAACAGATCAAAAACAGAGTTTGGAGCTGCCCAAGCTTCGTTTAAAGTAGTCAGTATCACAGTTTTGTTCGGCATTGATGCTTTGAACAGGACATTCCCTAAGCTACAATCTTCCTTGAGCTGAAATGCAAGTCAAGGTTTAAATAACATGCAAGCATTGCAGAACAAACATGCTTTAAATATAATGAAACTGCCAAACAGGTAAACTTATTCTGTATCATTATATATTACCTTCGTACTCTCGTTTCTTTACAATTTTTTTCACATGCTTGACACGTATTTTGAGGTAACTATAAAATATATTTCAGtactttatttttaatttttttttataaaaatttgaaaattatatttttatttagaagaaaaatatttaaaaaatatttatacaaCTATATTTAATAAGAGTATTAAAGTAGGTATGACGCGCCGTCTCTTAATATAAAGAATTGAGGGTGTATTGTTTCAATTCAGGGAACATATACCGTTAAAGTTAGAATAATGTTGAATTTGTTTCAACAATGTTGACTATAAACAACATTGGAAATGTAACAAGTCTTTTTTCCCCACCGAGTACCGAAAAACCCATATCCACAACTTAAGAGTAGTAAATTACTGAAAACCTCAATGAGTTCATAACGTTCCCAATCGTTTAACAAAATTGAGGGGACGGAGGGTGTAATATTTGATTATTTTCCGTGATTATcttatataattatattaatgCAAGAATGCACCGAGACAATTTTTGTAAGATTTTAATCTATtcattataaaaaaattattaaaattattctAAATATCCCAGATTGATATTCAAAACTGATCTCAAATACCATGTGTTATGATCGAATTAAAtacaaataaattaattaataatagtaaTCTCTTATGCATTTACATAAAATTTACCAATTTAATAATTTTAACGTTCCTCTAATAATCACTAATAAATGAAACTCGTTCAAATCAAGTCAAATAATGTAAAATTCTAAGCATTGTGCCCATTTAAGTTCTAACAACTATTACTACATCTTACTATTTCCTCCCTCCCTGTTTATATGTccattttatttttttcaaaaaattaaatttaccaatttttaagttaatattaaaatttattgattaattgttTTTCAAATCTGAAAATTACGTTTTAAATTATACAAAATATACTTTccaatgatatatatatatatatattttttgtcaATTATATATTAGATATAAATTTTAGTCAAAATTTGATATTCAAAATGGATGTAGAGAGTGAGAGAGTAAATTTTTTCATATTTCATGCTGTTGAAGAAAACAGTAGAAAAGATTTGAATAACTATTGTCTTCAAGCACTCGAATCAATATTTGGTCATACTGTAACTAATACTccatatttaattaaataaatataacaTTTATGGTCATCATTATAGCAAGATGTTTAGTAAACTTACAGATGAAGATGATAAGTTTGATCTGACCGGAAAAAGAGTGAATGCACCGGAAAAAACTTGTAAAGGCCGATCAGCATGATAAAATACAATACATGCAACAAGAGTAGCTGCAACCATCAGCACAATACCTGAGAACATATGTGACATTTGTTTCATATCATTGTGATAAAAGTGTCGCCTTAGATGATCGTCGCCGCCACCTGATCTTTTTTCAGCTGCCACCTTGCCGGTAACCTGTCCTTTGTTATTCATGAGAGtcataaataaattatattagtAGCTAGTAGTAGGTTTTTGTCTTACTTATTAGATGTATAACTGCGTGTAGATGTGTGTGTCATTTAATTAATGAGCATTTCTTGTGGGAGGCAAGATAAGTATGCATCACCTATATTTTTATCTGTTACACATTTGTTAAGTCTTGCTACTTGTATCTTTTTAATGTTTTGGGATGTTTACCTTTTTGAATTAATAATGTTTGTTCGATTAACACGTTTGAATATTTTAATAAGCCCAAAACTTTGTTTCCAATATTTGAGTTGATTACAGTTATCAGTACGCATCTATTCACATTGGCAGGATGACCGGttattttctgtttttttttagaaaattttaagaatttaacttcttcttttttttgataattatttACTCTCGCACGCTAGTGAATCGAACTCTTAACGTATTATAAGAGGCATAAAAGGgaagaaaaaaaatatcactGCATTGTCAGAATTTAGCTTATTTTATAATATCTCAActcaaaagttcataatttgaatattaattaagataataatataattatatttgtATTTACTTAAtagtagttaatatttaattttgTAAATGAATCATTACCCATTTTGCTTTTGCATACATAAACAGTTagtaatattattttaaattgagCGGAGGCAGAATAAAACGACATAAAAGACTATAAAAATTGCGGTGTCCAGACTCGGAGCAAGTTGCAAGTTGtgataattttaaattaaaaaatactGTCCTCTTCGTTGTAAAGTTAATAATTACAAGAAAGAAAACCTTAATTGGAGTGTATAACTGCATTCGATGCCACGAGGTTACATGTGCGAGATAAAAtttgcatatctcttcttgtatatataataatataatagttGAATAAGAGGATAATATTTATGagattaaaatattttattgaaaaaCTAAACTATccttatttttaatatttcattCTCCTATACAACATTATAGTACCGCACCATATTGTtacatgtgctttttatcatacacataaataataaataatatgtaagtgtgctaatgaatattttattttaactttaaagatagttaaTTGAATTTCGCAAAAAAAAAGATAGTTAATTGAATTtttgtacaattaattttaaagaattgaattccagatataaagttaggcatattacataaatggattattatattatttattaataattttttagtttgaaaatatatcttatatatttttaacatattttttattataaaaagtaattaaaatgtacatatacaattttaatttttttttgaaaatagaTCGCTTATATATAAgtaatctatattggtattacatatttagataagttcaaAATATAATCAGTCActgcattttagtttattttgaatttgaaattagaacttggcccattgtttaaaaaaatactcgaaatttgactacatgacccgaccgaaaaacatcgtcacattttacgtttagtaaatttaaattacaaactcggcgagaatatcttaccaataatgtgaaatttgttaatatcttatgttaatataaatttaaGTGTTTGAGGTCTTTCTGGAtaaagtcaattgattatttgtattaaaattactaacttcactcgTAGTGCATTATTgtttttgggatttgtcccgattttaaaaatattcgaaatttgatattacatctcacgagatttgttaaaactacgatgatatattaaatcaatttatttatcaTAATTGGTTAACATCAGCTTCTTCAAAAATTCTTTGTTCCAAACCAATTCTTTTCTTGAAAATGCGTACTCTTTCACCCTTCAGATTTTTCCATAAAATACGCGGTGTCGCCACCTGAACACCTACCATTATCTTTCTCCTCATATAAATATCCATTACCAACAAACGATGTTGTGTAGCACACATCTCATTTGAAAACACtttattcattgatcaagataatattgtacaaatattttaaattattttaatattttgaattattcaaataaaagttatattgATACTAGATTGTAGCATTTGgttcaatgcattttatattatttaaagaaaaaatatatatcgttcaataatttgaaggaattaaccagttcaacaaatatttataaaaatttatcgAAATTAAAAGTATTTAATTTTAGGGAATAGTATACAattttatcaaattattatatgaaaaaatattagagtcgtaataaaaaaacttaaaaactgtttaaataacgatataattataatttttccttcgaattcttgaaaaaatcattaatatcaataataagtcttaaaaatttataatttatttttatactacaaccatgattgatactcggttgcGTTAAAAATATATATGGTTTGTTTGAGTGACAATGcgaataccatatataaattatagcaatttatttattacataattttaatttttgaatatttataaatgcatgttatttaaataataaattgccTCATTAGATGTTAATAAtaattatacatgtacataaattagatatttaacatataaatgATTGAAACCgtcataatttactaagaaatgtatcatacgataatttacatgctaacacacacatataacttattcttactttgttaacagtagtgtaaataaaaaattaatattttcccacacatacatacgttgaattttcaaaaaataacattttttagtaaaatcaacttttatattaacagtaatgtaaattttatattattgtatattatgattgcaagtcattttgacttcagttatgcattttttattttttaaattgagtaaattaattgtaagttagtagtgaaccTAGTACTAATATAGACCTGtgcatatagtttatttaaataaaattcaaaatttttggtcaacactgtattcaacatatatgttaatttttagctttttctttgtaaacatactaacgacatTCTATAGATTAAGTTTAATCATTTTGTTTTAAACGTATACTGACTACCTTATTTATATTaattcattaaatacaaattatacaacacaaacaagaatatatagATTTTGCTTAATGAACTATATTAGAAACGTTGTGTAATTTGGTAATGTCTTCTATGAAAATAATACATATTGATAAACAAtcaatttatatttaatataCGTTAAACATTGTGCAATATTTACAAATAATAAAACAACTAAAAGTAACTTCAATAACCTCCTTGCATTTTCACtacaaataatataaataaatgagCTCTAGAAGCCAAAATCAAACAATTTCTCCAAAAATTCTCCTTAAACTCACTTTCTATCTATTTTTTACCCATTAAAATCATTTATGTTAAATAGACGggtaataaaaatatttgaaaataataGTTGAGGAGGGGtattcactcctaaaagtgaGGAAGCATTCGAAGCTCTTAATGTTATAGAGAGAAACAAAGAGCTTAttggagagaaattttatctttattttttcaaaatttatcttaAGAGAGCCTATATAAGGATAGTGTTATAGTGCCTTATAATTGCATGATCAtaaaaaaaactctagaaaatgatcGCAAGGATTATTATGCTAGTTTTGAACATGACAATAAAACGGTGTTTTGTATAGTCTATGTTTTTTCAAATTATATATTTGAAGgttttatataataaaaatgaaaataacaGGGAAATTATAGTCACACAATAATCCAAATGTGACAACCTCAACCTGCTAACTACTACAGGAGGAATCATATGGGAGGTATTATTATAAATACAACGAAGAAAGCTTTGTATAGTTATGCTGGTCCGGTTTTGTGTGACAGTCTGGGAGCAGTTAGCAGCCTTATGTTTGGTAGAGTCCaaaaataattaatagataaatACTTCCCCAGGTAATCTATCTTCCCAGGCTGATCTGCAATATATGGCTCAAGCCAAATGGTCAACCAGTTTGATAATGGACTTGGTTTGGTTCATAGACAGATGCCCATGATTCGGAATAAAGAATACGTGGGTTTAGTgtaatttattataaaaaaataatatagaAAGTAATATTAATTTAAATGGGCTCCTTAGGCATTTTGATCTCATAGTACATACTTGTAggttttaatattttatttagaTTCAGTTGTAGAGATTAATTTATTAGTGACGGGTTTATGAAGAATATGAAGGCTCTTATAAAgctggaagaagaagaagtgTTTCACATATGGTACAAACTTAATGAATTCAAACTTTAATACCAAGGATCAAAGTTTAAATTCCAATAAAAACAATACTGGATTTAACTCCAAATACAAACTTTAGCATTCGAGATTTAAGATAATATTGAATTACAAATAAAATGAGGCAAAAAGGTAGAAACATTTTGTTTTCAAAGGTATTTATGCAAAATAGAAAACGAAATGTATACAAACATTGTTTCAATTATTCAGAAAATATAATTGAAACCACAGGCTGTTCACATCTTATTTACAATGTTTAGGAACAGTCCAAGGCGATCGTTTAGAAGGCTTCCAAGTATTACTATCCAGTGACAAGTAATTTTGCCAAATTCATAGGGTGATATTTAGGTCATATACCTTAATTTATTACTTAATCCAATACAACAATTCGCATGCATGGTGCACACTTTGTTCAAATCTTTGCTAGGCTCACAAAATCCACCAAAATATGCTGTGTCTAGAAACTTAATTCCAACTCAAATCTCATTTATATGCGGGTCgagctttattttattattgaggACATCCTGATCGTGTAAACCGGgataactttctcttgatttgtaCCAGAACTTGTAGAACTTTGAGGTCTGGTTGTTTGATTTCACATACGTGAATCCTCCATTTGGTAAGTTTCTATGTTTATTTGAGGAATTGCCTTTGAAAAAGTCGCATGCAATTTGAAAATCAGCGTCTGGATGCAATCTTGGAAATGGATTTCTGAACCACATTATATCTGTATCCTGGAATGATATAGATGCAACTTGAAAATCAGCGTCAGGATGAAATCGTGGAAATGGCCCGACTTTAGTTTAGGACTCTTTGTGTTTTCAAACTTAACAGAGATGGGAAAGGCATACCCTGAAAATGAAGTTGTAGCCCAAATCAAGAACTGTTCCAAGAAACTCAATTCTTCTCCACATCATCTTGAGATAATCCGGAGTCATAAAAGCTTTTTCACCAGAAAAATCAGTGCCATTGCTCGTGAGATAGTAACAATGTGGATGGATGGCTATGCAACGATTATAAGCCTTCTCGTCCATTGCTATTACTAGCACATAATTCAGAAGCTCGGCCGTTTCATTTCCTATCCGAAAACTATGAAGAAACAGATCAAAAACAGAGTTTGGAGCTGCCCAAGCTCGGTTTAGAGTGGTGAGTATCACAGTTTTGTCTGGCATTGATGCTTTTAACAGTACATTTTCCAAGTTATGATCTTCCACCTGTTTAATTGAAAGAAACATATGTAAGAACATAGTATTGTAATAGTTTATGCAGTTTTATAATTCAGATTTAAAACAAGTCTATATTCTTTGTCAAAATATCATTTGAATTGAAGTTAAATTACTGGAGTAAAGATAATTTAGACAGTGCAGGATGCGTGCCACTGCCATCAGTAAAAGTTTTTTAGGCTTATTATGTTATGGATTTTAGGAGCAGGCAGCGAAATAAAATAAGTGCTAGTAATTTTAGGTGTTTGCAAAGTCTACGAAGATACTTAGTAACGGAGAATTAATTAGGTAGCTTAAAACTGCTTAGCAAAGAAAAAAACAAGTAGCTTAAAACTTACAGAAGAAGATGATACGTTTAATTTGGCCGGAGAGAAATTGACGGAGCAGCATGTTACAATACAATACATGCAATAAGAGCAGCAGCAAACATCAACACAGCACTCGAAACTTTATGCGATATGTATTTTATATAATCTAAATCATGCTTCCGATAATCGTGGCCGCCGACACCCAAGTTTTTTTCAGGCACCACCTTGCCGGAAACTCTTGAGAATGAACAGAATTATTAGTACGTTTATGTATGTGTTGTGTAGCTATAAGTAGAAGCAGTAGGAAAACATAATTTTAACAATCATGGCTTGAGAAAGTAGAAAATATAAGATGGCCATTAGCTTAATGTTTGGCTAGTTGTAATTTTAGGTGTTTGCAAAGTCTACGATATGCTACATTCAAAATTGTTAGTAGAAGCAGAGTAGGACTATACAATACACACGTATATATGGTTTTTAACAATTCTATAAGTTTGAATTGCCTATAGATATTACAACTCAGAATTTTATCATACTCTGGTTGAATCAAAATATATCTACAATTCTATACAGGAATGGGATATTTATGTATCACATTTTTAATTAACTGTTAATTTCAAAtactaaaataatatacaatattAAAGTTTTTAGTCCAAATTCtctcaacaacaaatatttattttattatcttacACTACTCAATCTAAGCTCTTAGAACCCGCTAAcaccaaatatttatattattatttataagcTATATAAAAGTTTCATGttagaacccaaccaacaacaaatgttagtattattatttataaactTACTAATAATGTTAATGACTCAAATCTCATCAATTATATACAATTTTTAATTtcaatcaaaataaatttattataattttaaataatataaaaatattaataaaaatccGTACATACCACAGATTATAAATCTCATCTAATAATTAGAAAATAATCTATACAATATTATAATaaacgaaatattaaaagtttggtagtcggtcagTATATACCTGCTGAAATTACTTATTTACCCTTTATTATTATTCATCTAATTGGTCCGTTGATCGATCAGTTAATTCCAATTAGATATAATTGATATTAGAGTCAATTTCCTCcaccaatttaaattctatttcatatccaactctatatcattattaatttatattaaagtcaacttcttctaccaattttaAATATAATTCATATTTAGTTTTATATTATTCTTATTGATATTTCAGACTAAAATAAATttaagcaaaataaatataattagttgaatttagtTGATATAATGTGCACCGGGttaagaaaaaataataaataataccAATCCGTGTAAAAAATTATACTTTGAACtaggataaacaaaataatatatattaatcaTCCAAAAATAATTAAACATATAATTCAACAAACTAAAATAAAATCACATGTATTAATTATTCGGgctaaaacaaaattattttattgatccggacataaaaaattgaaattaaac
This sequence is a window from Apium graveolens cultivar Ventura chromosome 9, ASM990537v1, whole genome shotgun sequence. Protein-coding genes within it:
- the LOC141686903 gene encoding uncharacterized protein At4g15970-like → MTLMNNKGQVTGKVAAEKRSGGGDDHLRRHFYHNDMKQMSHMFSGIVLMVAATLVACIVFYHADRPLQVFSGAFTLFPVRSNLSSSSLKEDCSLGNVLFKASMPNKTVILTTLNEAWAAPNSVFDLFLQSFGIGNGTIELLNNVVVIAMDEKAYNRCITIHPHCYYLSSNDTDFSGEKGFMTPDYLKMMWRRIEFLGTVLDLGYNFIFTDTDIMWFRNPFSRFHPDADFQVACDFFRGNPEDKHSNLPNGGFTYVKSNNRTSKFYKFWYKSRERYPGLHDQDVLNKIKLDPYISKIGLRIKFLDTAYFGGFCEPSKDLNKVCTMHANCCVGLSNKVNDLNIILAVWQNYLSNENNTWKLSNSSPWNVPKNCK